The Candidatus Binatus sp. genomic interval TGACCGGCCGTGAAGACGGCCCGCCCACGTTCGCGGGGCAGATGCTCGGTGACACCCTGTCGGCGCTGCATGGCGCATTAGCGGTCATGATCGCGCTTGACGAGCGCGCCCGAACCGGGCGCGGGCAGCATATCGATCTCGCGCAACTCGAGACGGTGGTTCCCACCACCGCGCAGGCGCAGCTCGACTATCAGATGAACGGCCGCGTCTGGAACCGCGTGGGCAACCGCCATTGGCGGATGGCGCCGCACGGATGCTACCCGGCGCGCGGCGAAGACCGCTGGATCGTGATCGCGATCGATGGCGACGAGGAATGGAAGCGGCTGGGTGAATTGATGGCAAATCCGGGGTGGACCCGCGAGGCGCGGTTCGCGACCGCCGCAGCGCGTCTAAACAATGCCGACGCGCTTGATCAATTGATCGCTGCATGGACGCGAGATCAGGATCGCGACGAACTCGCGCATCAGTTGCAGCGCGCCGGCCTCAAGGCAGGCCCGGTGCTCAATCCCGCCGACTTGCTCGAAGACCCGCATCTCAAGGCACGCGGATTCTTTCAGTACCTTGATCGCGAGCATGTCGGACGTAAGCCGTATCCCGGTATCGGGATTCGATTCTCGAAGACCCCGATGCACGATCGGATGCCTGCGCCGGCACTTGGCCAGCACAATGAGGAAATCCTTCGCCGGGTGCTTGGAATGTCCGATCAGGAGATCGAACAACTGGAACGCGAGCAGGTAATCGGAAAAATTCCGGCCGCGTTGCTACAACCTGCTCCGAGCCCGGCCGAGCCTGCTGAAGACGCCGCGCCGGTGCGCGGAAAATAGACCGGCGCGCGATGCCGCGTGACCTGGAGGAAAATATGGCGATGATGACCGCTGAGCAATACCGTGAGTCTTTGCGCGACGGGCGGCTGACGTATGTCGATGGCCACAGTATCGCGGACATTACGCAGGAACCTTGTATGCGTACCGCGATCGACTGGGTCGCCGAGGGTTATCAGCGCTTCTACTCGACGGAGCCGGGCGCATACAACCCGATGTACGCGATGCCGAGTTCGAAGGACGATCTCGCCAAGCGGGCGGAAGCGGGCAGCCAGGCCGACATCACCTTCGCGCTTGCGGCGGTTGTGCTCGCGCTAATGACTGCGGCGCCGGAACTGGCCAAATCAAATCCCGAGTACAAGCGCCGGATCGAAAAGTTCGTGGATCATTGCCGCCGCAAGGACTTGCGGGTTTGCGAAGCCATCAGCGACGCCAAAGGAGATCGCTCGCTCGCTCCTTCCAAGCAACCCGACGCCGACGCCTACGTGCACGTGGTGGACCGCAAGGCTGACGGAATCGTGGTGCGCGGCTGCAAGATGCACATCACGTCGGCCGCCGTGGTGCATGAAATCGTCGTGCTCCCGACCAAGCATATGAAACCCGGCGAGGAGCAGTACGCCGTCGCGTTTGCGGTCCCGGTCAATGCCCCGGGCATCAAGATTCTCAACACCACCTACGCTCCGCGGGTCGAAGATGCGCGGCATTTCCCGGCTAGCGGCAAGCGCAGCATGCCCGAGGGGTTCGTCGTCTTCGATGATGTTTTCGTGCCGACCGAGCGGGTGTTCCTCGACGGCGAAGTGAAACATTCGTCGCTGCTCGCACACTCTTTGGGGTTGTGGGAGCGCGCGGGCGGCCTTTGGGGGTCGGCTCATCAGGCGGACCTGATGGTCGGACTCGCGGCGCTGATCGCGGAGGCCAACGGACTCGAAAAGACGCCGCACATTCGCGACAAGATCAACGAAATGATCGTTTATGCCACGATGATTCGCGCAGGCGCCGAAGCGGCGTGGAGCAAAACCGGCTTCAACGCCGACGGGATGGTCCAGCCGGACCAGCTCTTCACCAACGTGACCAAGTATTTCGCCGCGTATCATTACCACGAAGTCGTGCGAAATCTTCAGGACATCGCGGGTGCACTGGTCGTGACCGCGCCCACGGTCGCCGACCTCGAAAATCCTGAGACCGCCGGCTACGTGCATAAATATATGCGCGCTCGCGCCGACGTCCCGGGTGAGGATCGTATGCGTTTGTTCCATCTCATCCGCGATCTCACCGCCGATGCGATGGGCGGATGGGAGATGGTCACCAAGTCGCTGGCGGGCGGCGGAATGTATGCTCAGCGCTCGGTCGCGCGCACCCACTACGATTTGGCCGCGGCAAAATCGATCGCGCAGGAGGCGGCCGGGATCAAGCCCGCTGGCGCCGCCCCGGTTGCGAACGATGCGAGCGCAAACGCCGCAACCCCATCGCGCACCAACGGAACTTCTACCGACTCGCGCCACCAAGCACAGGCACCGGTTTCTGCGGCCGGCGTCAAAAGCTAGGCGGCGGCTCAGGAGGCACTCATGGCAAATTCAAACGGCCGGTCAAAATCTGCGGAAATACGCTCGCGTCTCGATCACCCGATCGTCGATGCCGACGGACATCATACGGTGGAGTTCACGCCCGGCTTTCTCGACTATCTGAAAGACGTCGGAGGCGCGCGGGTGGTCGATCGGTTCACCGGCGGCGCCAATACGTCGTACTACCAGGGATGGTACGCGCTTAGCCCCGAGGAGCGGCGCGATCGCCGGTTCTTTCGCCCTCCATGGTGGGCGGTCCCGACCAAGAACACGCTCGACCGCGCGACTGCGACGCTGCCACGCCTGATGTATGAGCGGCTCGACGAGATTGGGCTCGATTTCGCGATCCTCTACCCGACCCAGGGCATGTTCGCGCCGCACATCAACGACGAGGAAGTCCGGCGAGCCGCCTGCCGCGCCTTCAACCGGTTCAACTCCGACGTATTCCGCGAATATTCATACCGGCTGACGCCGGCTGCGGTCATCCCGATGCACAACCCGCAGGAAGCGATCGAGGAACTCGAGTACGCGGTCAAAGAACTGAAGATGAAAGCGGTAATGATGGCCTCCTACGTGATCCGCCCGATCGCCGCTGTAGTGCGCGAGCATCCCAAGATGGGGCGCTATGCTCGCTGGATAGATACCTTCGGGCTCGACAGCGAGCACGATTACGATCCGCTATGGGCGAAATGCGTCGAGCTGAAGGTGCCCGCGACCTTTCACTCGCCTGCCATCGGACTTTTCGGGCGCGACTCGATCTCGAACTACATGTTCAACCATATCGGCCACTTCGCGGCGATTTCCGATCGGCTATGCAAGTCGCTGTTCATGGGTGGTGTGACGCGGCGCTTCCCTTCGCTCAAGTTTGCGTTTCTGGAATGCGGAGTCGGATGGGCCTGCTCGCTATACGCTGACCTGCTTGGCCACTGGGACAAACGCAACATCCGGGCGATGGAGAATTACGATCCCGCAAATCTCGACCGCGAGATGCTACTCGCGCTTTACGAGCAATATGGCGATGAACGGGTCCGCCGGAACCTGGATTCGATGCGCGCGAATCCGAGTGTGGCAGGAACAGGACGCGAATA includes:
- a CDS encoding 4-hydroxyphenylacetate 3-hydroxylase N-terminal domain-containing protein: MAMMTAEQYRESLRDGRLTYVDGHSIADITQEPCMRTAIDWVAEGYQRFYSTEPGAYNPMYAMPSSKDDLAKRAEAGSQADITFALAAVVLALMTAAPELAKSNPEYKRRIEKFVDHCRRKDLRVCEAISDAKGDRSLAPSKQPDADAYVHVVDRKADGIVVRGCKMHITSAAVVHEIVVLPTKHMKPGEEQYAVAFAVPVNAPGIKILNTTYAPRVEDARHFPASGKRSMPEGFVVFDDVFVPTERVFLDGEVKHSSLLAHSLGLWERAGGLWGSAHQADLMVGLAALIAEANGLEKTPHIRDKINEMIVYATMIRAGAEAAWSKTGFNADGMVQPDQLFTNVTKYFAAYHYHEVVRNLQDIAGALVVTAPTVADLENPETAGYVHKYMRARADVPGEDRMRLFHLIRDLTADAMGGWEMVTKSLAGGGMYAQRSVARTHYDLAAAKSIAQEAAGIKPAGAAPVANDASANAATPSRTNGTSTDSRHQAQAPVSAAGVKS
- a CDS encoding CaiB/BaiF CoA-transferase family protein yields the protein MKSAASELPLAGIRVLDLTTWWAGPLNAMILADFGAEVVKIEAIQRLDNWRATLADRNIEQWWETSPLFNSAQRNKFDLTLNLASVRGVEVFKQLVACSDVVCENYSPRVMPQLGIAYEVLREINPRLIMSSQTGFGLTGPWRDYVSFAQVAETLAGLAHLTGREDGPPTFAGQMLGDTLSALHGALAVMIALDERARTGRGQHIDLAQLETVVPTTAQAQLDYQMNGRVWNRVGNRHWRMAPHGCYPARGEDRWIVIAIDGDEEWKRLGELMANPGWTREARFATAAARLNNADALDQLIAAWTRDQDRDELAHQLQRAGLKAGPVLNPADLLEDPHLKARGFFQYLDREHVGRKPYPGIGIRFSKTPMHDRMPAPALGQHNEEILRRVLGMSDQEIEQLEREQVIGKIPAALLQPAPSPAEPAEDAAPVRGK
- a CDS encoding amidohydrolase family protein, yielding MANSNGRSKSAEIRSRLDHPIVDADGHHTVEFTPGFLDYLKDVGGARVVDRFTGGANTSYYQGWYALSPEERRDRRFFRPPWWAVPTKNTLDRATATLPRLMYERLDEIGLDFAILYPTQGMFAPHINDEEVRRAACRAFNRFNSDVFREYSYRLTPAAVIPMHNPQEAIEELEYAVKELKMKAVMMASYVIRPIAAVVREHPKMGRYARWIDTFGLDSEHDYDPLWAKCVELKVPATFHSPAIGLFGRDSISNYMFNHIGHFAAISDRLCKSLFMGGVTRRFPSLKFAFLECGVGWACSLYADLLGHWDKRNIRAMENYDPANLDREMLLALYEQYGDERVRRNLDSMRANPSVAGTGREYPAADQTMLDEWQLSGVDCPEDLRDRFVPNFYFGCEADDPITASAFDARRNPLGARLNAIFSSDMGHWDVPDMTKVVEEAHEMVEHETIGADDFRRFVFENPVRLWAEANPDFFKGTIIEGQVARLIGKSGQSGAR